A stretch of Saccharothrix texasensis DNA encodes these proteins:
- a CDS encoding lysophospholipid acyltransferase family protein gives MPDRVYPPVIAAAKLMFRVLDMRITVEGAEHVPTTGGAVLASNHVSYLDFIFAGYGAHPARRLVRFMAKHEVFKHRVSGPLMRGMHHIPVDRAAGQASYQQALDALRAGEIVGIFPEATISRSFTVKDVKSGAVRLAAEAGVPLLPTAVWGTQRLWTKGRPKSLTQRHVPITIIVGEPMEPTTDAALRERMQDLVDDAQARYPESGEGQWWQPAHLGGAAPTPEEAKRLDDR, from the coding sequence ATGCCAGATCGCGTGTACCCGCCGGTGATCGCCGCAGCCAAACTGATGTTCCGCGTGCTCGACATGCGGATCACCGTGGAGGGCGCGGAGCACGTGCCGACCACCGGCGGGGCCGTGCTGGCCTCGAACCACGTCTCCTACCTCGATTTCATCTTCGCCGGCTACGGCGCGCACCCGGCGCGCAGGTTGGTCCGGTTCATGGCCAAGCACGAGGTGTTCAAGCACCGCGTGTCCGGCCCGCTCATGCGCGGGATGCACCACATCCCGGTGGACCGGGCCGCCGGGCAGGCGTCCTACCAGCAGGCGTTGGACGCGCTGCGGGCCGGTGAGATCGTCGGGATCTTCCCCGAGGCCACGATCAGCCGGTCGTTCACGGTCAAGGACGTGAAGAGCGGCGCGGTGCGGCTGGCGGCCGAGGCCGGCGTGCCGTTGCTGCCGACCGCGGTGTGGGGCACGCAACGCCTGTGGACGAAGGGCAGGCCGAAGTCGCTGACCCAGCGGCACGTGCCGATCACCATCATCGTCGGCGAGCCGATGGAGCCGACCACGGACGCCGCGCTGCGCGAGCGGATGCAGGACCTCGTGGACGACGCCCAGGCCCGCTACCCGGAGTCGGGCGAGGGCCAGTGGTGGCAACCGGCGCACCTCGGCGGCGCCGCGCCCACGCCGGAAGAGGCCAAACGCCTCGACGACCGCTGA
- a CDS encoding cytochrome P450 — MTDDVLDIPFADAFAFDPSPTWAKLRDESPVVRVRTLAGAEVWLVTRYDDVKLVLADPRFSRAGVVAAGAPRVGVSRPLPGTLPTTDPPEHTRLRKLVSGAFSHRTISQTRPWVRELCERLADDVVDGADLRQVYALPLPIQVICTLLGVPYADRERFREWTELAYSLEMADQPRVEAAMASLLAYMGDLVAAKRREPRSEDLLDELCATPLTHDELTAFALNLLVAGHETSANQITSFVATLLREPAQWDRLVADPELVPSAVEELMRFTRLSEVGQLRVALEDVRVAGVTVRAGEGVMASIGSANRDPRAFAEPDSLDLARTPNQHLALGIGPHFCLGAQLARIELQEALLVLLRRFPGLRAARPVEELAWRRVLVSGLAELPVSLG, encoded by the coding sequence ATGACGGACGACGTCCTCGACATCCCCTTCGCCGATGCCTTCGCCTTCGACCCCTCGCCCACGTGGGCGAAGCTGCGCGACGAGTCGCCCGTGGTCCGGGTCCGCACGCTCGCGGGCGCCGAGGTGTGGCTGGTGACCCGCTACGACGACGTCAAGCTGGTGCTGGCCGACCCGCGGTTCTCGCGGGCCGGCGTGGTGGCGGCGGGCGCGCCCCGGGTCGGCGTGTCCCGGCCGCTGCCCGGCACCCTGCCGACCACCGACCCGCCCGAGCACACCCGGCTGCGCAAGCTCGTGTCCGGCGCGTTCTCGCACCGGACGATCTCGCAGACCCGGCCGTGGGTGCGCGAGCTGTGCGAACGGCTCGCCGACGACGTGGTGGACGGCGCCGACCTGCGGCAGGTGTACGCGCTGCCGTTGCCGATCCAGGTCATCTGCACGCTGCTCGGGGTGCCGTACGCGGACCGGGAGCGGTTCCGCGAGTGGACCGAGCTCGCGTACAGCCTGGAGATGGCCGACCAGCCGCGGGTCGAGGCGGCGATGGCGAGCCTGCTCGCGTACATGGGCGACCTGGTCGCGGCGAAACGGCGCGAGCCGAGGTCGGAGGACCTGCTCGACGAGCTGTGCGCGACGCCGCTGACGCACGACGAGCTGACCGCGTTCGCGTTGAACCTGCTGGTCGCGGGGCACGAGACGTCGGCCAACCAGATCACCAGCTTCGTCGCCACCCTGCTGCGCGAGCCGGCGCAGTGGGACCGGCTGGTCGCCGACCCGGAGCTGGTGCCGAGCGCGGTCGAGGAGCTGATGCGGTTCACCCGGCTCAGCGAGGTCGGGCAGCTGCGGGTGGCGTTGGAGGACGTGCGGGTCGCGGGGGTGACGGTGCGGGCGGGCGAGGGCGTGATGGCGTCCATCGGCTCGGCCAACCGGGACCCGCGCGCGTTCGCCGAGCCGGACTCGCTGGACCTGGCGCGCACGCCCAACCAGCACCTGGCGCTCGGCATCGGCCCCCACTTCTGCCTCGGCGCGCAGTTGGCCCGCATCGAGCTCCAGGAGGCGCTGCTGGTGCTGCTGCGGCGGTTCCCGGGGCTGCGGGCGGCCCGGCCGGTCGAGGAGCTGGCGTGGCGGAGGGTCCTGGTCAGCGGTCTGGCCGAGTTGCCGGTCAGCCTCGGATGA
- a CDS encoding GNAT family N-acetyltransferase, whose amino-acid sequence MYDIRPAAQDDLDAVLSLVLRLQADDAHHIGYLGETLGDISAELAEFEPDWAACTVVATDDSGWVVGALSVELDAESGRAYLHGPFVDVPVNHPAGSRIWDQTADALYAAALPLLDGVPDRELLGHTGHRRLAAFAERHRFAAARACGIHVLDGDGLRGLLLREASCPRTGPAREMRVLPTDPAVHEAVAVLHERCFPKTYLSGRKLVDAARRHTVVVAMDGDRVLGYASGKAEPGEFYLDFVAVEPDVRGQGVGAALVTELVWKLAEKSGARPQAAAAILAGNRSSQRLFDRLGFRLHLELVAYRANPAA is encoded by the coding sequence ATGTACGACATCCGTCCCGCCGCCCAGGACGACCTGGACGCCGTCCTCTCGCTCGTCCTGCGGTTGCAGGCCGACGACGCGCACCACATCGGCTACCTCGGCGAGACGCTCGGCGACATCTCGGCCGAGCTGGCCGAGTTCGAGCCCGACTGGGCCGCGTGCACCGTGGTCGCCACCGACGACTCCGGCTGGGTCGTCGGCGCGCTCAGCGTCGAGCTCGACGCCGAGTCCGGCCGCGCCTACCTGCACGGACCGTTCGTCGACGTGCCGGTCAACCACCCGGCGGGCAGCCGGATCTGGGACCAGACCGCCGACGCGCTCTACGCGGCCGCCCTGCCGCTGCTCGACGGCGTCCCGGACCGCGAGCTGCTCGGCCACACCGGGCACCGGCGGCTGGCCGCGTTCGCCGAACGGCACCGCTTCGCCGCCGCCCGGGCGTGCGGGATACACGTCCTCGACGGCGACGGCCTGCGCGGCCTGCTGCTGCGCGAGGCGAGCTGCCCGCGCACCGGACCGGCCCGCGAGATGCGGGTCCTGCCGACCGACCCGGCCGTGCACGAAGCGGTGGCGGTGCTGCACGAGCGGTGCTTCCCCAAGACCTACCTGAGCGGGCGCAAGCTCGTGGACGCCGCCCGACGGCACACCGTGGTGGTGGCCATGGACGGCGACCGCGTCCTCGGCTACGCCTCGGGCAAGGCCGAGCCGGGCGAGTTCTACCTGGACTTCGTCGCCGTGGAACCGGACGTGCGCGGGCAGGGCGTCGGCGCGGCGCTGGTCACCGAGCTGGTCTGGAAGCTGGCCGAGAAGTCCGGGGCACGACCGCAGGCCGCCGCCGCGATACTGGCCGGCAACCGCTCCTCCCAGCGGCTCTTCGACCGGCTCGGCTTCCGGTTGCACCTCGAACTCGTCGCCTACCGCGCCAACCCCGCCGCCTGA
- a CDS encoding sodium:solute symporter, translating to MRALDVAIIVLFLVGMPLLGVWIAGRQRSATDYFVSERRISWWVVCVSVVSAETSTLTVLSVPTVAYLGTMTFLSLAVGYLIGRIVVSFVLLPKYIAGELITAYGFLGKRFGRNIQSTASLTFLVTRLLADGLRLFATAIPIKVVLVAYGVDVSYWVIVAALGVAMVVYSFLGGVRAVVWVDAIQMLWYVIGAFAVILVLNGKLPDGWFASAADAGKFQVLDFDASAFTSPYAIVVAFIGGAVLSMASHGADQLIVQRLMATKDVRAAQKALIASGVVVFLQFALFLFIGVMLWAFYKAANPVTDLKLNNNDELFANFIVNDMPSGLSGFVIAGILAAALSSSLGALASSTVTDIVQRVVRRPMSEAEVFKQGRIWTVVWAGLLIVCAGLFATLTRRGNPIVEQGLSIAGFTYGALLGAFLLGLVFRKAKELDAIVAFAVTVVVMAFVILGVKFVGPEARMVIDFAPAAPARKFVSLAYPWYTVLGVLVTLVVGGLMSLRHKGYQPPGVQDDVMSAKAS from the coding sequence ATGCGCGCGCTTGATGTCGCCATCATCGTGCTGTTCCTGGTGGGCATGCCGCTGCTGGGCGTGTGGATCGCCGGGCGCCAGCGCTCCGCCACCGACTACTTCGTCAGCGAACGCCGCATCTCGTGGTGGGTCGTGTGCGTGTCGGTGGTGTCCGCGGAGACGTCCACGCTGACCGTGCTGAGCGTGCCGACGGTCGCCTACCTGGGCACGATGACGTTCCTGTCGCTGGCCGTCGGCTACCTGATCGGCCGGATCGTGGTGTCGTTCGTGCTGCTGCCCAAGTACATCGCGGGCGAGCTGATCACCGCGTACGGGTTCCTGGGCAAGCGGTTCGGCCGCAACATCCAGAGCACGGCGTCGCTGACGTTCCTCGTCACGCGGTTGCTGGCGGACGGCCTGCGGCTGTTCGCCACCGCCATCCCGATCAAGGTCGTGCTCGTCGCGTACGGCGTGGACGTGTCGTACTGGGTGATCGTGGCGGCGCTCGGCGTCGCGATGGTCGTCTACAGCTTCCTGGGCGGCGTGCGGGCCGTGGTGTGGGTCGACGCGATCCAGATGCTCTGGTACGTGATCGGCGCGTTCGCGGTGATCCTGGTGCTGAACGGCAAGCTGCCCGACGGGTGGTTCGCCAGTGCCGCCGACGCGGGCAAGTTCCAGGTCCTCGACTTCGACGCCAGCGCCTTCACCTCGCCCTACGCGATCGTCGTCGCGTTCATCGGCGGCGCGGTGCTGTCCATGGCCTCGCACGGCGCGGACCAGCTCATCGTGCAGCGGCTGATGGCGACCAAGGACGTGCGCGCGGCGCAGAAGGCGCTGATCGCCAGCGGTGTCGTGGTGTTCCTCCAGTTCGCGCTGTTCCTGTTCATCGGCGTGATGCTGTGGGCGTTCTACAAGGCGGCCAACCCGGTCACGGACCTCAAGCTCAACAACAACGACGAGCTGTTCGCCAACTTCATCGTCAACGACATGCCGTCGGGGCTGTCCGGGTTCGTGATCGCGGGCATCCTGGCGGCGGCGCTGTCGTCGTCGTTGGGCGCGCTGGCCTCCTCGACCGTGACGGACATCGTGCAGCGCGTGGTGCGGCGGCCGATGAGCGAGGCCGAGGTGTTCAAGCAGGGTCGGATCTGGACGGTGGTCTGGGCGGGTCTGCTGATCGTGTGCGCCGGGCTGTTCGCCACGCTGACGCGGCGCGGCAACCCGATCGTGGAGCAGGGCCTGTCGATCGCCGGGTTCACCTACGGCGCGCTGCTCGGCGCGTTCCTGCTGGGGCTGGTGTTCCGCAAGGCCAAGGAGCTCGACGCGATCGTGGCGTTCGCGGTCACGGTGGTGGTGATGGCGTTCGTGATCCTGGGGGTGAAGTTCGTCGGGCCGGAGGCGAGGATGGTGATCGACTTCGCGCCGGCGGCGCCCGCGCGGAAGTTCGTGTCGCTGGCCTACCCCTGGTACACGGTGCTCGGCGTGCTGGTGACGCTGGTCGTGGGCGGGTTGATGTCGTTGCGGCACAAGGGCTACCAGCCGCCGGGCGTGCAGGACGACGTGATGTCGGCCAAGGCGTCGTAG
- a CDS encoding anhydro-N-acetylmuramic acid kinase, whose translation MRVIGLISGTSMDAVDVAVADMSLAGRTVVLTPVEHAEHPFPEDLRRPPTSAADLCVLDTRLGQVFAEVAARYEGDLVSSLGQTVHHWVEDGRCLGTLQLGQPAWIAEATGLPVVADLRVRDVAAGGHGAPLASTLDALWLADFDGPATALNIGGIANVTKVSPEGVIAYDTGPGNALMDAAMTVLSGGLRNQDTDGGFAGRGRVRADLLDRLLADPYYALPAPKSTGKEHFNRAYLDRVTEGLTMPAEDLLATLTELTARTIAAECEGTVIGSGGGMRNPVLVESLGRRVDLRTSDELGLPAEAKEAYLAALLGFLTWHGLPANVPSATGAAGPRPLGSITPGRYPLRLPEPVITAVTGLTIGRRERQSDGRGHARA comes from the coding sequence GTGAGGGTGATCGGGCTCATCTCGGGCACGTCGATGGACGCCGTCGACGTGGCCGTCGCCGACATGTCCCTGGCCGGCCGCACGGTCGTGCTGACCCCGGTCGAGCACGCCGAGCACCCGTTCCCGGAGGACCTGCGCAGGCCGCCGACCAGCGCCGCCGACCTGTGCGTGCTCGACACCCGGCTCGGGCAGGTGTTCGCCGAGGTCGCCGCCCGGTACGAGGGCGACCTGGTGTCGTCGCTGGGCCAGACCGTGCACCACTGGGTGGAGGACGGCCGCTGCCTGGGCACGCTCCAGCTCGGCCAGCCCGCGTGGATAGCCGAAGCCACCGGCCTGCCGGTGGTGGCCGACCTGCGGGTCCGCGACGTCGCCGCGGGTGGTCACGGCGCGCCGTTGGCGAGCACCCTGGACGCGCTGTGGTTGGCCGACTTCGACGGACCGGCCACCGCGCTGAACATCGGCGGCATCGCCAACGTCACCAAGGTGTCGCCCGAAGGTGTGATCGCCTACGACACCGGACCGGGCAACGCGCTCATGGACGCCGCGATGACCGTGCTGTCCGGCGGCTTGCGGAACCAGGACACCGATGGTGGGTTCGCCGGTCGCGGCCGGGTGCGCGCCGACCTGCTCGACCGCCTGCTGGCCGACCCGTACTACGCCCTCCCCGCGCCCAAGTCGACCGGCAAGGAGCACTTCAACCGCGCCTACCTGGACCGCGTCACCGAGGGCCTGACCATGCCCGCCGAGGACCTGCTGGCCACGCTGACCGAGCTGACCGCGCGCACGATCGCCGCCGAGTGCGAGGGCACGGTCATCGGCTCCGGCGGCGGCATGCGCAACCCCGTGCTGGTCGAGTCGTTGGGACGGCGCGTGGACCTGCGCACGAGCGACGAGCTGGGACTGCCCGCCGAAGCCAAGGAGGCCTACCTCGCCGCCTTGCTCGGCTTCCTCACCTGGCACGGCCTGCCCGCGAACGTGCCGTCCGCCACCGGCGCCGCCGGCCCGCGCCCGCTGGGGTCGATCACCCCCGGCCGCTACCCGCTGCGCCTGCCCGAGCCCGTGATCACCGCCGTGACGGGATTGACGATCGGCCGCCGTGAGAGGCAGTCGGATGGGAGAGGCCATGCGCGCGCTTGA
- the ftsY gene encoding signal recognition particle-docking protein FtsY, whose amino-acid sequence MSTTSLIWIIVVVAVLLAVALVTGVVLARRRRISLTEPEQDKPAKGGYRAGGAITFNEPAPPVAEPTRPAEPVERSGASPAPVERAERVEPVERVEPVERVEPVEHPVAERTEVDGQPGVGDDAAVPRDSAKRGFVEVDLPEQASEIEEIEPTSGRLERLRGRLSRSRSTFGQSLLGLLGAGDLDEDSWTDIEDTLLMADLGAAITDQIVAALREQIVARGVRTSDDVRALLRDVLVDALHPEMRRAVNALPHADGASGPKPAVVLVVGVNGVGKTTTTGKLARVLVADGRTVLLGAADTFRAAAADQLETWGSRVGASTVRGAEGADPASVAFEAVKQGVAAGVDTVLIDTAGRLHTKTGLMDELGKVKRVVEKQAEVDEVLLVLDATTGQNGLTQARVFAEVVDVTGIVLTKLDGTAKGGIVFQVQRELGVPVKLVGLGEGADHLAPFEPTAFVDALLT is encoded by the coding sequence GTGTCCACCACGTCCCTGATCTGGATCATCGTCGTCGTCGCGGTACTCCTCGCGGTCGCCCTCGTGACGGGCGTCGTGCTGGCGCGGCGCCGGCGGATCAGCCTCACCGAGCCCGAGCAGGACAAGCCGGCCAAGGGCGGTTACCGGGCCGGTGGCGCCATCACGTTCAACGAGCCCGCGCCACCGGTGGCGGAACCGACCAGACCGGCCGAGCCCGTGGAGCGCTCCGGCGCGTCACCCGCTCCGGTCGAACGGGCCGAGCGGGTCGAGCCGGTCGAACGGGTCGAGCCCGTCGAGCGGGTCGAGCCGGTCGAGCACCCGGTCGCCGAGCGGACCGAGGTCGACGGGCAGCCGGGTGTCGGTGACGACGCCGCCGTGCCGCGCGACTCGGCCAAGCGCGGGTTCGTCGAGGTCGACCTGCCCGAGCAGGCCTCCGAGATCGAGGAGATCGAGCCGACCTCCGGTCGGTTGGAGCGGCTCCGCGGACGGCTGTCGCGGTCGCGGTCGACGTTCGGGCAGAGCCTGCTGGGGCTGCTCGGCGCGGGCGACCTGGACGAGGACTCGTGGACGGACATCGAGGACACGCTGCTGATGGCCGACCTCGGCGCGGCGATCACGGACCAGATCGTCGCGGCGCTGCGTGAGCAGATCGTGGCGCGTGGCGTGCGCACGTCCGACGACGTGCGGGCGTTGCTGCGCGACGTGCTCGTCGACGCGCTGCACCCGGAGATGCGGCGCGCGGTGAACGCGTTGCCGCACGCCGACGGCGCGTCCGGGCCGAAGCCCGCCGTGGTGCTGGTGGTCGGCGTGAACGGCGTCGGCAAGACCACGACGACCGGCAAGCTGGCCCGGGTGCTGGTGGCCGACGGCCGCACCGTGCTGCTGGGCGCGGCGGACACCTTCCGCGCGGCGGCGGCCGACCAGCTGGAGACGTGGGGTTCGCGCGTGGGCGCGTCGACCGTCCGCGGCGCCGAGGGCGCGGACCCGGCTTCGGTGGCGTTCGAGGCGGTGAAGCAGGGCGTCGCCGCCGGTGTGGACACCGTGCTGATCGACACGGCGGGCCGGCTGCACACCAAGACCGGCCTGATGGACGAGCTGGGCAAGGTCAAGCGCGTGGTGGAGAAGCAGGCGGAGGTCGACGAGGTGCTCCTCGTGCTCGACGCCACCACCGGCCAGAACGGCCTGACCCAGGCGCGGGTGTTCGCCGAGGTGGTCGACGTGACCGGCATCGTGCTGACCAAGCTGGACGGCACCGCCAAGGGCGGCATCGTGTTCCAGGTCCAGCGCGAGCTGGGCGTCCCCGTCAAGCTGGTCGGCCTCGGCGAGGGCGCCGACCACCTGGCCCCCTTCGAACCGACCGCCTTCGTCGACGCCCTCCTCACCTGA
- a CDS encoding IclR family transcriptional regulator codes for MARESTGGVQSLQRAFDLLERLADAGGEASLSELAATSGLPLPTIHRLIRTLVTLGYVRQNSNRRYTLGSRLIRLGESASRQFGTWARPFLAQLVDKVEETANLAVLDGDEVVYVAQVPSRHSMRMFTEVGRRLLPHGTGVGKAMLSQLPRDEVRALLARTGLPAYTPNTITDAEELLASLDQIAEQGYALDESEQELGVRCVAVPLHGAPTLAAVSVSGPDSRLTKDSLTRIIPEVLTIATRLSTHSHH; via the coding sequence GTGGCACGAGAGTCCACGGGCGGCGTGCAGTCGCTCCAACGTGCCTTCGACCTGCTGGAACGCCTGGCCGACGCGGGCGGCGAGGCGAGCCTGTCCGAGCTGGCCGCCACCTCCGGCCTGCCGCTGCCGACCATCCACCGGCTGATCCGCACCCTGGTCACGTTGGGGTACGTGCGGCAGAACAGCAACCGCCGCTACACCCTCGGGTCCCGGCTGATCCGGCTCGGCGAGAGCGCGTCGCGGCAGTTCGGCACGTGGGCGCGGCCGTTCCTGGCGCAGCTGGTGGACAAGGTCGAGGAGACCGCGAACCTGGCCGTGCTGGACGGCGACGAGGTGGTGTACGTGGCGCAGGTGCCGTCACGGCACTCGATGCGGATGTTCACCGAGGTGGGCCGCCGGCTGCTGCCGCACGGCACGGGCGTGGGCAAGGCGATGCTGTCGCAGCTGCCGCGGGACGAGGTGCGCGCCCTGCTGGCCCGCACCGGCCTGCCCGCGTACACGCCGAACACCATCACCGACGCCGAGGAGCTGCTGGCGTCCTTGGACCAGATCGCCGAGCAGGGCTACGCGCTGGACGAGAGCGAGCAGGAGCTGGGCGTGCGCTGCGTCGCCGTTCCGCTGCACGGCGCCCCGACCCTCGCCGCCGTCTCCGTCTCGGGCCCGGACAGCCGCCTCACCAAGGACTCGCTGACCAGGATCATCCCCGAGGTCCTGACCATCGCCACCCGCCTCTCCACCCACTCCCACCACTGA
- the aceB gene encoding malate synthase A, which produces MSGVRVLGGEVERRDEILTPDALEFVAELHRAFALEHAALMRRRADRRPLGFLPETQAIRDGDWRVAEAPEPLRDRRVEITGPTERKMTVNALNSGAKVWLADLEDANTPHWHNVVSGQVNLYDAARGTVEHTSPEGKHYTLRDDVPRPTIVVRPRGWHLPERHVEVDGRPAIGALVDFGLHFFHNAGLGRPYYYLPKMESHLEARLWNDVFTAAQRRLGVPHGTIRATVLIETIPAAFEMDEILYELREHASGLNAGRWDYLFSIIKYFRDAGRDFVLPDRNSITMTVPFMRAYTELLVHTCHKRGAFAMGGMAAFIPNRRDPEVTRDALAKVRDDKRREAGDGFDGSWVAHPDLVGECAEIFDQKFSGSPNQLDELRPEVSVTAEQLLDFASAGGSATRAGVASAVDVGVRYLMSWLGGNGAAAIHNLMEDAATAEISRSQLWQWVHNDVVLDDGTPVTADLVRAALARAKEELEGEHLDLAVELFEQVALSDEFVDFLTLPAYERIG; this is translated from the coding sequence ATGTCCGGTGTTCGCGTCCTCGGTGGCGAAGTGGAGCGCAGGGACGAGATCCTCACGCCGGACGCGCTGGAGTTCGTGGCCGAGCTGCACCGCGCGTTCGCGCTCGAGCACGCCGCCCTGATGCGCCGCCGCGCGGACCGCCGCCCGCTCGGGTTCCTGCCGGAGACGCAGGCGATCCGCGACGGTGACTGGCGGGTCGCCGAGGCGCCCGAACCGCTGCGCGACCGCCGGGTGGAGATCACCGGCCCGACCGAGCGGAAGATGACCGTGAACGCGCTGAACTCCGGCGCGAAGGTGTGGCTGGCCGACCTGGAGGACGCCAACACGCCGCACTGGCACAACGTCGTCTCCGGCCAGGTCAACCTCTACGACGCGGCCCGCGGCACGGTCGAGCACACCTCGCCGGAGGGCAAGCACTACACCCTGCGCGACGACGTGCCCCGGCCGACGATCGTGGTGCGGCCGCGCGGCTGGCACCTGCCCGAGCGGCACGTCGAGGTCGACGGCCGTCCCGCGATCGGCGCGCTGGTCGACTTCGGCCTGCACTTCTTCCACAACGCCGGACTCGGCCGGCCCTACTACTACCTGCCGAAGATGGAGAGCCACCTCGAAGCCCGGCTCTGGAACGACGTCTTCACCGCCGCCCAGCGACGGCTCGGCGTCCCGCACGGCACGATCCGCGCGACCGTGCTGATCGAGACGATCCCGGCCGCGTTCGAGATGGACGAGATCCTCTACGAGCTGCGCGAGCACGCCTCGGGCCTGAACGCGGGCCGCTGGGACTACCTGTTCAGCATAATCAAGTACTTCCGCGACGCCGGCCGCGACTTCGTGCTGCCCGACCGCAACAGCATCACGATGACCGTGCCGTTCATGCGCGCCTACACCGAGCTGCTGGTGCACACGTGCCACAAGCGCGGCGCGTTCGCGATGGGCGGCATGGCGGCGTTCATCCCGAACCGGCGCGACCCGGAGGTCACGCGAGACGCGCTGGCGAAGGTGCGCGACGACAAGCGCCGCGAGGCGGGCGACGGCTTCGACGGTTCGTGGGTGGCGCACCCGGACCTGGTGGGGGAGTGCGCGGAGATCTTCGACCAGAAGTTCTCGGGCAGTCCCAACCAGCTCGACGAGCTGCGGCCCGAGGTGTCCGTCACCGCCGAGCAGCTGCTGGACTTCGCGTCGGCGGGCGGCAGCGCGACCCGCGCGGGTGTGGCGTCCGCGGTGGACGTCGGTGTGAGGTACCTGATGTCCTGGCTCGGCGGCAACGGCGCGGCGGCCATCCACAACCTGATGGAGGACGCGGCCACGGCCGAGATCTCCCGCTCGCAGCTGTGGCAGTGGGTGCACAACGACGTGGTGCTGGACGACGGCACGCCGGTCACCGCCGACCTCGTGCGCGCCGCGCTGGCCCGGGCGAAGGAGGAGCTGGAGGGCGAGCACCTCGACCTGGCCGTGGAGCTGTTCGAGCAGGTCGCGCTGTCCGACGAGTTCGTGGACTTCCTGACCCTGCCGGCCTACGAGCGGATCGGCTGA
- a CDS encoding DUF6986 family protein yields the protein MPRTSLSADAVRAVTARLSDVELRAPAGRQPVHTCYVPADRVGPSTLDDWGAQALAALDGHAPDGLAGVLGLAPDLAEVVDGRVRAKLVSEPVEDLRVDFEDGYGVRSDAEEDSDAERTALVVRDWLRDGTAPSRFGLRMKSFDTRASRERGIRTLDVFLTALGEAPGGFVITFPKVTSVAQVEVLGDVLDLFGLPLRFEIQVETTRSIVDGEGRLALPRFIEAGRGRVTGLHFGTYDYTAGCGLGAAHQHLAHGACDFARNVMQVSAAGTGVALSDGSTNVLPVGDDVHEGWRTHYRLVRRSLAHGFYQGWDLHPAQLVTRYAAVHAFYLEGVDADARRLRAYVDRAGGSVLDEPATAQALSTSFIRALDCGALDEDEIRRATGLTVTDLQALARRE from the coding sequence GTGCCGCGGACGTCGTTGTCGGCCGACGCGGTGCGGGCGGTCACCGCGCGGCTGTCCGATGTGGAGCTGCGCGCGCCGGCGGGCCGCCAGCCGGTGCACACCTGCTACGTGCCGGCCGACCGGGTGGGCCCGTCCACGCTGGACGACTGGGGCGCGCAAGCGCTTGCGGCACTGGACGGGCACGCGCCGGACGGCTTGGCCGGCGTGCTGGGCCTCGCGCCGGACCTGGCGGAGGTCGTGGACGGGCGGGTGCGGGCGAAGCTGGTCAGCGAGCCGGTGGAGGACCTGCGGGTCGACTTCGAGGACGGCTACGGCGTCAGGTCCGACGCGGAGGAGGACTCGGACGCCGAACGCACCGCGCTCGTGGTGCGGGACTGGCTGCGCGACGGCACGGCCCCGTCGCGGTTCGGCCTGCGGATGAAGTCCTTCGACACGAGGGCGTCGCGTGAGCGCGGCATCCGGACGCTGGACGTCTTCCTCACCGCGCTGGGCGAGGCGCCCGGGGGTTTCGTGATCACGTTCCCGAAGGTCACCTCGGTGGCTCAGGTGGAGGTGCTCGGCGACGTCCTCGACCTGTTCGGGCTGCCGCTGCGGTTCGAGATCCAGGTCGAGACGACCCGGTCGATCGTGGACGGCGAGGGCAGGCTGGCGCTGCCCCGGTTCATCGAGGCGGGCCGCGGCCGGGTCACCGGGCTGCACTTCGGCACGTACGACTACACGGCGGGCTGCGGCCTGGGCGCGGCGCACCAGCACCTGGCGCACGGGGCGTGCGACTTCGCCCGCAACGTCATGCAGGTGTCCGCGGCCGGCACCGGGGTCGCGCTGTCCGACGGGTCCACGAACGTGCTGCCGGTCGGCGACGACGTGCACGAGGGCTGGCGCACGCACTACCGGCTGGTGCGGCGGTCGTTGGCGCACGGCTTCTACCAGGGCTGGGACCTGCACCCGGCGCAGCTGGTGACCAGGTACGCGGCCGTGCACGCGTTCTACCTCGAAGGCGTGGACGCCGACGCGCGCCGGCTCAGGGCGTACGTGGACCGGGCCGGCGGCTCGGTGCTGGACGAGCCCGCGACCGCGCAGGCGTTGTCCACGTCGTTCATCCGTGCCTTGGACTGCGGTGCCCTGGACGAGGACGAAATCCGCCGCGCGACGGGACTCACCGTGACCGATTTGCAGGCTCTAGCCAGAAGAGAGTGA